One genomic window of Danaus plexippus chromosome 23, MEX_DaPlex, whole genome shotgun sequence includes the following:
- the LOC116774811 gene encoding methionine--tRNA ligase, mitochondrial codes for MRLTLRLLSSVINKRPFYITTPIFYVNAAPHLGHLYTAVVADAIQRFEKLTDPNCNVKFSTGTDEHGTKIQQAAAKSNKSLINYCDNISKEYRELFDEYEVEYTDFVRTTEERHKKAVSHFWRKLVKNDYIYKAKYAGWYSVNDEAFVPESHTRDEVTENGKIKVSIESGHRVDWTEETNYMFRLSAFKTHLHEWLSTDGVIVPTKFQKQLQDLVSKDAYLPDISVSRPADRVHWAIRVPDDEEQSVYVWLDALVNYLTVCGYGDGDCAGWPADVQVVGKDILKFHGIYWPAFLMASGRHPPRRLVCHAHWTVDGSKMSKSLGNVISPRETIVPGALRYMMLREATLADDANFSSVKLLNIANSELADTLGNLAARVTGTALNPREEFPANKGLQHELASRLMDQIDRLPDECHTHYSNYQFYKVVDAVMKVLHLGNLFLETIKPWELKKMKRQEELDAVIHITMEALRICSIILHPIIPSLSNKLLDKLGVPEDRRLWRHCQGAWRNGAMETRNIQSGKFVLFPRTYVDKKDAKKKKAKS; via the exons ATGAGATTAACTTTAAGATTATTGTCTTCCGTGATAAATAAAAGACCATTCTATATTACAACACCAATCTTCTACGTGAATGCCG CTCCACATCTAGGTCATCTGTATACAGCAGTTGTTGCAGATGCAATACAGAGGTTCGAGAAGTTAACAGATCCCAACTGCAATGTAAAATTCAGCACtg GCACGGATGAACATGGAACAAAAATACAACAGGCTGCGGCTAAATCAAACAAGTCACTAATAAACTACTGTGATAATATATCCAAAGAATATAGAGAATTATTCGATGAATATGAAGTGGAATACACAGACTTTGTCAGGACAACGGAGGAGAGACACAAGAAAGCCGTTTCTCATTTCTGg agaaagttagttaaaaatgattacatatataaagcaaaatatgCTGGATGGTACAGTGTAAATGACGAAGCATTTGTGCCGGAATCACATACAAGGGATGAAGTCACAGAAAATGGGAAA atCAAAGTATCAATAGAGTCCGGTCACAGAGTAGATTGGACGGAGGAAACAAATTACATGTTCAGATTAAGCGCATTCAAGACACATCTACACGAGTGGCTCAGTACAG ACGGTGTGATCGTTCCTACAAAGTTCCAAAAACAGTTGCAAGATTTGGTGTCGAAAGACGCCTACCTTCCTGATATATCAGTGAGCAGACCAGCTGATAGAGTGCATTGGGCTATAAGG GTACCTGATGATGAGGAACAAAGTGTGTACGTGTGGTTGGATGCTCTCGTGAATTACCTCACGGTTTGTGGTTATGGGGACGGAGATTGTGCGGGATGGCCAGCCGACGTGCAGGTTGTTGGGAAAGATATATTGAA GTTCCACGGTATTTACTGGCCGGCATTTCTAATGGCGTCCGGGCGTCACCCGCCACGCCGGCTCGTGTGTCACGCTCATTGGACTGTAGATGGATCTAAGATGTCCAAATCGTTAGGCAACGTGATCTCGCCTCGAGAGACGATCGTGCCTGGCGCACTGCGGTACATGATGCTAAGGGAGGCTACTCTAGCTGACGACGCCA ATTTCAGCTCGGTCAAGTTGCTGAACATTGCTAACTCTGAGTTGGCGGACACGCTCGGTAACCTCGCCGCGCGCGTCACGGGCACCGCTCTAAACCCAAGAGAGGAATTCCCAGCCAATAAGGGATTACAACATGAATTGGCTTCGCGACTGATGGACCAAATTGATAGATTACCCG ACGAATGCCACACTCATTACAGCAACTATCAGTTCTACAAAGTGGTGGACGCCGTTATGAAAGTCCTGCATCTAGGAAACCTGTTCCTCGAGACTATCAAACCCTGGGAACTGAAGAAGATGAAACGGCAAGAGGAACTGGACGCCGTCATTCATATCACGATGGAAGCCTTGAGGATTTGCTCGATCATTTTGCATCCTATAATTCCGTCGCTGTCCAATAAGCTGCTAGACAAACTTGGCGTACCCGAAGATAGAAGGTTGTGGCGACACTGCCAAGGAGCGTGGAGAAATGGGGCGATGGAGACAAGGAATATCCAAAGTGGAAAATTCGTGCTGTTCCCAAGAACATACGTGGATAAAAAAGACGCTAAGAAGAAGAAGGCTAAATCTTAA